One window of the Trifolium pratense cultivar HEN17-A07 linkage group LG2, ARS_RC_1.1, whole genome shotgun sequence genome contains the following:
- the LOC123905367 gene encoding protein FAR1-RELATED SEQUENCE 5-like → MSADGLSGFDVEVNMKDLTAEEIQNMEFESIEKAEEFYVEYARCLGFSARKDVRRVTAEGVVHTRQMVCSRQGERAKKNIERTERSRQPRGLSRTSCVAMIRFHLNNSSGTYGVVCFMPVHNHPLTPSTHVHLIPKYRGLNEADKNFVDGLHSYGVRSCHILGYLMGQKGGHAGLGFCKKDLYNYITRSGKAKMEDVGDAYSALCDIQTRTENDHLFYCKFTLDDMGHLNNLFWCDGASRVDYSCFGEVIAFDATYKKNKYDRPLVVFCGYNHHKETTVFACALIVNEKTETYK, encoded by the coding sequence ATGTCTGCGGATGGTTTGTCGGGTTTCGATGTCGAAGTAAACATGAAAGACTTGACAGCagaagaaatacaaaatatggAATTTGAATCTATAGAAAAAGCAGAGGAATTTTATGTAGAATATGCAAGGTGTCTTGGGTTTTCCGCTAGAAAAGATGTAAGGCGAGTCACCGCTGAAGGTGTTGTACATACACGTCAGATGGTTTGTTCTAGGCAGGGTGAGAgagctaaaaaaaatattgagcgCACTGAACGTTCGAGACAACCCAGGGGATTGTCACGAACATCTTGTGTAGCTATGATTCGATTTCACCTTAATAACAGTAGTGGTACTTATGGTGTTGTCTGCTTTATGCCCGTTCACAACCATCCTTTAACTCCATCCACACATGTTCACCTGATCCCCAAGTATCGTGGATTGAATGAAGCCGATAAGAATTTCGTAGATGGGTTGCATTCGTACGGGGTTAGATCTTGTCATATTCTGGGATATTTGATGGGTCAAAAAGGTGGTCATGCAGGGCTTGGTTTTTGCAAAAAAGACCTTTATAACTACATCACCAGGAGTGGGAAGGCAAAAATGGAGGATGTTGGCGACGCGTATTCTGCTTTGTGTGATATCCAGACAAGAACAGAAAATGACCACCTTTTTTATTGTAAGTTTACACTCGATGATATGGGGCAtctaaataatttgttttggtgcGACGGAGCTAGTCGCGTTGACTACAGCTGTTTCGGGGAAGTGATTGCCTTCGATGCGACTTATAAGAAGAACAAATACGACAGGCCACTCGTTGTTTTTTGTGGTTACAATCACCACAAGGAAACTACAGTTTTTGCCTGTGCCTTAATTGTCAACGAAAAAACTGAGACATACAAGTGA
- the LOC123911210 gene encoding putative ABC transporter C family member 15 isoform X1 — translation MNILDALLGTTNVAFFYMILMWVLFNSLRLSQRNNNLHFKHKPTFFASITVLFNGVMSVLNVASVFYDYSYTTNGVIGYNSVSLSLTWVLATLVSYYSMKKILGESKRFPLVLILWWVFAFIIDIISLSLKLVKISESMNLVDVVSLPVLLLLCINAVPNVCTREQSEIEQRLLEEEFESSTLGGENDKEAFTRASIWSLLTFTWLNPIFETGRVQKLRHVHVPYIPHCETAAIASSMLEESIHKQKVKGGSLAKAIILPIWKSLAFNAVLAGVNTIASYIGPLLISNFVSFLLSNNDNSSNQYGLIIATILFLSKTVESVTQRQWYFGAQRIGIRVRAGLTSQVYSKSLMVNCGGPTDGNVTNLINVDIERVGDFFNYIHGLWLIPLQTILALAILCINLGWIPSLAAFFVTTLVMVCNTPLATMQKGFNSKIMDATDARMKMTSETMKNMRILKLHSWELTFMQKLLQLRDTEMNWVLKYFHASSAVATLFWTTPTLVSVITFGACILVKTELTAPTVLSALATFRILQEPIYNMPELISMITQTKLSVHRIHKLIQVEDQNQSSNRHAFESSTISIEIKPAGYAWEANDHTTTKRSTITITITITKPFMINKGQKVAVCGSVGSGKSSLLLSMLGEIPLVSGEAAQVYGTRSYVPQSPWIQSGTVRENILFGKKMDKFLYENVLDGCALQQDIRIWSPCGDLTDVEERGINLSGGQKQRIQLARAVYNDSDIYFLDDPFSAVDAHTGSHLFKECLLKLLSDKTVVYATHQMEFLEAADVILVMKDGQIVESGSYRDLIACPNSKLVQLMMAHNETLKQIPSQEDNDSVSCGSRLNPKILIKIPEENIQKITMDGKKTREEEAMNGRVKWSVYSTFVTLAYKGALVPIILLCQVLFQAMQMGSSYWISWATEQRGRVNNGRLIGIFALLSGGSSIFMLGRTVLMTIVSTETARHLYHGMTKSVFRAPISFFDNTPSSRILSRSSTDQTRADTDIPYRLAGLVFALIQLFCVIVLMSQAAWQVLLLFFVVFSISIWYQAYYTTTARELARMVGIQKTPILHHFTESIAGATTIRCFNQEKIFLTKAMSLIDDYSRVAFHNCATMEWLSVRINFLFNLVFYFVLVILVSLPKSSTNPSLAGLIATYGLSLNVLQAWVIWNLCNVENKMISIERILQFSNIPSEAPIVIEDCRPAPEWPSEGKIELHNLHIQYNPAAPMVLKGVTCVFQGHNKIGIVGRTGSGKSTLVHALFRVVEPIEGRIMIDGLNISKIGLHDLRSRLGIIPQEPTLFLGTVRTNLDPLEEQTDEQLWEVLRKCHLAEIVNQDPRLLDAPVAENGENWSVGQRQLVCLARLLLKKRRILVLDEATASIDTATDSLIQKTIREETSGCTVITVAHRIPTVIDNDMVLVLNEGRILEYDNPARLLRDQSSSFSKLVSEFSRRSSQFQS, via the exons ATGAACATATTAGATGCTTTGTTAGGAACAACCAATGTAGCATTCTTCTATATGATTTTGATGTGGGTTTTATTCAATAGTTTGAGACTAAGCCAACGTAACaataatttacattttaaaCACAAACCAACCTTTTTCGCTTCAATCACTGTCTTGTTCAATGGTGTTATGTCTGTTTTGAACGTAGCTTCTGTTTTCTATGATTACAGTTACACCACTAATGGAGTCATAGGATATAACTCTGTTTCATTGTCTTTGACTTGGGTTTTAGCAACATTGGTTTCATACTATTCAATGAAGAAAATACTTGGGGAGAGTAAAAGGTTTCCTCTTGTTCTAATTCTTTGGTGGGTCTTCGCTTTTATCATTGATATCATCTCACTGTCATTAAAACTAGTAAAAATATCAGAATCCATGAATTTAGTTGATGTAGTTTCTTTGCCTGTGTTGTTACTTCTATGTATCAATGCAGTTCCTAATGTGTGTACAAGGGAACAAAGTGAAATAGAACAAAGGTTACTTGAAGAGGAGTTTGAATCTTCCACTTTGGGAGGAGAAAATGATAAAGAGGCTTTTACAAGAGCTAGTATTTGGAGCCTCCTCACATTTACATGGTTGAATCCCATTTTTGAAACTGGTCGAGTTCAGAAGCTTCGACATGTTCATGTTCCTTATATTCCTCACTGTGAAACTGCTGCTATTGCTTCTTCTATGTTGGAAGAATCCATTCATAAACAGAAAGTTAAAGGTGGATCCTTGGCAAAAGCTATTATCCTCCCTATTTGGAAATCCTTGGCCTTCAATGCAGTTTTAGCAG GTGTTAATACTATTGCATCCTATATTGGTCCCTTGTTGATATCAAACTTTGTAAGTTTTTTATTATCCAACAATGATAATTCAAGCAACCAATATGGATTGATTATTGCCACAATTCTCTTCCTCTCAAAAACGGTGGAGTCAGTGACTCAGAGACAATGGTACTTCGGTGCTCAAAGAATCGGAATTCGAGTCCGTGCAGGTCTCACATCTCAAGTTTATAGCAAGTCTCTAATGGTCAATTGTGGTGGACCAACAGATGGGAACGTCACGAATTTGATTAACGTGGATATCGAAAGAGTTGGAGACTTTTTCAATTACATTCATGGACTTTGGCTGATTCCACTTCAGACAATTTTAGCCTTGGCCATCTTGTGCATAAATCTGGGTTGGATACCTTCCCTTGCTGCCTTTTTTGTCACAACTTTGGTCATGGTGTGTAACACACCTTTGGCAACCATGCAAAAAGGCTTCAACTCCAAGATTATGGATGCTACAGATGcaagaatgaaaatgacatCAGAGACAATGAAGAACATGCGAATTTTGAAGTTGCACTCATGGGAGTTAACATTTATGCAAAAACTCCTCCAACTTAGGGACACTGAAATGAACTGGGTGCTGAAATACTTCCATGCAAGTTCAGCAGTAGCCACTCTTTTCTGGACAACCCCGACTTTGGTTTCTGTTATCACATTTGGGGCATGTATATTGGTGAAGACTGAACTAACCGCACCAACAGTCCTCTCAGCTCTTGCAACATTCCGCATTCTACAAGAACCAATTTACAATATGCCTGAGCTTATATCCATGATTACTCAAACCAAATTATCAGTTCATCGAATCCACAAGTTAATACAAGTAGAAGATCAAAATCAATCCAGTAATAGGCATGCCTTCGAATCTTCAACAATTTCTATTGAAATTAAGCCAGCAGGATATGCATGGGAAGCTAATGATCACACAACAACCAAGAGATCaacaattacaattacaattacaattacaaaACCATTTATGATAAATAAAGGTCAAAAGGTAGCAGTTTGTGGATCAGTAGGGTCCGGAAAATCAAGTTTGCTTCTCAGTATGCTTGGTGAGATTCCATTGGTTTCTGGGGAAGCAGCCCAAGTGTATGGAACCAGAAGCTATGTGCCTCAGAGTCCATGGATCCAATCAGGAACTGTGAGAGAAAACATACTCTTTGGAAAGAAAATGGATAAATTCTTGTATGAAAATGTCCTGGATGGTTGTGCATTGCAACAGGATATCAGAATATGGAGTCCATGCGGAGATTTGACCGATGTGGAGGAGAGGGGCATCAACTTAAGTGGAGGGCAGAAACAGCGAATTCAACTGGCAAGGGCGGTTTACAACGACTCAGATATTTATTTCCTTGACGATCCTTTTAGTGCTGTTGATGCTCATACCGGAAGTCATTTGTTTAAG GAATGTCTTCTGAAACTGTTGTCTGATAAAACAGTTGTTTATGCCACACATCAAATGGAATTCTTGGAAGCCGCGGATGTAATTTTG GTTATGAAAGACGGACAAATAGTAGAGTCGGGAAGCTATAGAGATCTCATAGCATGTCCTAATAGCAAACTTGTCCAACTAATGATGGCTCATAACGAAACATTAAAACAAATTCCATCCCAAGAAGACAATGATTCTGTTAGCTGCGGCAGCAGACTCAACCCAAAAATTCTAATTAAAATTCCTGAAGAGAATATTCAGAAGATTACCATGGATGGGAAGAAAACCAGAGAAGAGGAAGCAATGAATGGTCGAGTAAAATGGAGTGTTTACTCAACCTTTGTCACATTGGCTTACAAAGGTGCACTAGTTCCGATTATTCTCCTCTGTCAAGTACTCTTTCAAGCTATGCAGATGGGCAGCAGCTATTGGATATCTTGGGCTACAGAACAAAGGGGTAGGGTCAACAATGGACGGCTTATAGGAATATTTGCCCTTCTGTCCGGTGGGAGCTCCATCTTCATGCTTGGAAGGACTGTTTTAATGACAATAGTTTCGACCGAGACAGCTAGACACCTTTATCATGGAATGACCAAATCAGTTTTCAGGGCACCTATTTCCTTTTTTGATAACACACCTTCAAGCCGAATTCTAAGTAGG TCATCTACAGATCAAACAAGGGCAGATACTGATATTCCATACAGATTAGCTGGACTAGTCTTTGCACTTATCCAGTTATTTTGTGTCATTGTCTTAATGTCTCAGGCCGCATGGCAAGTCCTTCTTCTCTTTTTTGTGGTTTTTTCTATCTCCATCTGGTATCAG GCTTATTACACAACTACAGCCAGGGAATTGGCCAGGATGGTAGGGATTCAAAAGACACCAATCTTGCATCACTTCACTGAATCAATTGCTGGAGCTACCACAATCCGGTGTTTCAATCAAGAGAAAATATTCTTGACCAAGGCTATGTCTTTAATTGATGATTATTCTCGTGTAGCCTTTCACAACTGTGCCACCATGGAATGGTTGTCAGTCAGAATtaattttctctttaatttggTTTTCTATTTTGTTCTCGTCATCTTGGTTTCTTTGCCAAAGTCTTCCACCAATCCCA GTCTGGCAGGTCTTATAGCTACTTATGGTTTGAGCCTGAATGTGCTTCAAGCTTGGGTGATATGGAACCTTTGTAACGTAGAGAATAAGATGATATCAATAGAGAGAATATTACAATTTTCTAATATACCATCTGAAGCACCAATAGTTATTGAAGATTGTAGGCCTGCACCAGAGTggcctagtgaaggaaaaatcGAACTCCACAACCTACATATACAGTATAATCCTGCTGCCCCCATGGTTCTCAAAGGTGTCACTTGTGTGTTCCAAGGACATAACAAAATTGGAATAGTAGGCAGGACTGGGAGTGGAAAATCAACTCTGGTGCATGCTCTCTTTCGGGTGGTGGAGCCTATAGAAGGACGCATTATGATTGATGGTTTAAATATTTCCAAGATTGGTCTGCATGACTTAAGGTCCAGACTTGGAATAATTCCTCAAGAGCCGACCTTGTTTTTAGGCACCGTAAGGACTAACTTGGACCCTTTGGAAGAACAAACAGATGAACAACTTTGGGAG GTTCTCCGTAAGTGCCATCTTGCTGAAATAGTTAACCAAGATCCAAGGCTTCTTGATGCACCAg TGGCTGAAAATGGAGAAAATTGGAGCGTTGGACAGCGACAACTAGTTTGCCTTGCTAGATTATTGCTGAAGAAAAGAAGAATTTTAGTCCTAGACGAGGCAACCGCATCCATAGACACTGCAACTGATAGTTTAATTCAGAAAACTATTAGGGAAGAAACGAGTGGATGCACCGTCATTACAGTAGCACACAGAATTCCAACCGTCATTGATAATGATATGGTTTTAGTCCTCAATGAAG GTAGAATTTTGGAGTACGATAACCCAGCTCGTTTGTTGCGGGACCAATCTTCTTCGTTCTCAAAGTTGGTGTCAGAATTTTCAAGGAGATCATCCCAATTCCAAAGTTAA
- the LOC123911210 gene encoding putative ABC transporter C family member 15 isoform X2: MLEESIHKQKVKGGSLAKAIILPIWKSLAFNAVLAGVNTIASYIGPLLISNFVSFLLSNNDNSSNQYGLIIATILFLSKTVESVTQRQWYFGAQRIGIRVRAGLTSQVYSKSLMVNCGGPTDGNVTNLINVDIERVGDFFNYIHGLWLIPLQTILALAILCINLGWIPSLAAFFVTTLVMVCNTPLATMQKGFNSKIMDATDARMKMTSETMKNMRILKLHSWELTFMQKLLQLRDTEMNWVLKYFHASSAVATLFWTTPTLVSVITFGACILVKTELTAPTVLSALATFRILQEPIYNMPELISMITQTKLSVHRIHKLIQVEDQNQSSNRHAFESSTISIEIKPAGYAWEANDHTTTKRSTITITITITKPFMINKGQKVAVCGSVGSGKSSLLLSMLGEIPLVSGEAAQVYGTRSYVPQSPWIQSGTVRENILFGKKMDKFLYENVLDGCALQQDIRIWSPCGDLTDVEERGINLSGGQKQRIQLARAVYNDSDIYFLDDPFSAVDAHTGSHLFKECLLKLLSDKTVVYATHQMEFLEAADVILVMKDGQIVESGSYRDLIACPNSKLVQLMMAHNETLKQIPSQEDNDSVSCGSRLNPKILIKIPEENIQKITMDGKKTREEEAMNGRVKWSVYSTFVTLAYKGALVPIILLCQVLFQAMQMGSSYWISWATEQRGRVNNGRLIGIFALLSGGSSIFMLGRTVLMTIVSTETARHLYHGMTKSVFRAPISFFDNTPSSRILSRSSTDQTRADTDIPYRLAGLVFALIQLFCVIVLMSQAAWQVLLLFFVVFSISIWYQAYYTTTARELARMVGIQKTPILHHFTESIAGATTIRCFNQEKIFLTKAMSLIDDYSRVAFHNCATMEWLSVRINFLFNLVFYFVLVILVSLPKSSTNPSLAGLIATYGLSLNVLQAWVIWNLCNVENKMISIERILQFSNIPSEAPIVIEDCRPAPEWPSEGKIELHNLHIQYNPAAPMVLKGVTCVFQGHNKIGIVGRTGSGKSTLVHALFRVVEPIEGRIMIDGLNISKIGLHDLRSRLGIIPQEPTLFLGTVRTNLDPLEEQTDEQLWEVLRKCHLAEIVNQDPRLLDAPVAENGENWSVGQRQLVCLARLLLKKRRILVLDEATASIDTATDSLIQKTIREETSGCTVITVAHRIPTVIDNDMVLVLNEGRILEYDNPARLLRDQSSSFSKLVSEFSRRSSQFQS; the protein is encoded by the exons ATGTTGGAAGAATCCATTCATAAACAGAAAGTTAAAGGTGGATCCTTGGCAAAAGCTATTATCCTCCCTATTTGGAAATCCTTGGCCTTCAATGCAGTTTTAGCAG GTGTTAATACTATTGCATCCTATATTGGTCCCTTGTTGATATCAAACTTTGTAAGTTTTTTATTATCCAACAATGATAATTCAAGCAACCAATATGGATTGATTATTGCCACAATTCTCTTCCTCTCAAAAACGGTGGAGTCAGTGACTCAGAGACAATGGTACTTCGGTGCTCAAAGAATCGGAATTCGAGTCCGTGCAGGTCTCACATCTCAAGTTTATAGCAAGTCTCTAATGGTCAATTGTGGTGGACCAACAGATGGGAACGTCACGAATTTGATTAACGTGGATATCGAAAGAGTTGGAGACTTTTTCAATTACATTCATGGACTTTGGCTGATTCCACTTCAGACAATTTTAGCCTTGGCCATCTTGTGCATAAATCTGGGTTGGATACCTTCCCTTGCTGCCTTTTTTGTCACAACTTTGGTCATGGTGTGTAACACACCTTTGGCAACCATGCAAAAAGGCTTCAACTCCAAGATTATGGATGCTACAGATGcaagaatgaaaatgacatCAGAGACAATGAAGAACATGCGAATTTTGAAGTTGCACTCATGGGAGTTAACATTTATGCAAAAACTCCTCCAACTTAGGGACACTGAAATGAACTGGGTGCTGAAATACTTCCATGCAAGTTCAGCAGTAGCCACTCTTTTCTGGACAACCCCGACTTTGGTTTCTGTTATCACATTTGGGGCATGTATATTGGTGAAGACTGAACTAACCGCACCAACAGTCCTCTCAGCTCTTGCAACATTCCGCATTCTACAAGAACCAATTTACAATATGCCTGAGCTTATATCCATGATTACTCAAACCAAATTATCAGTTCATCGAATCCACAAGTTAATACAAGTAGAAGATCAAAATCAATCCAGTAATAGGCATGCCTTCGAATCTTCAACAATTTCTATTGAAATTAAGCCAGCAGGATATGCATGGGAAGCTAATGATCACACAACAACCAAGAGATCaacaattacaattacaattacaattacaaaACCATTTATGATAAATAAAGGTCAAAAGGTAGCAGTTTGTGGATCAGTAGGGTCCGGAAAATCAAGTTTGCTTCTCAGTATGCTTGGTGAGATTCCATTGGTTTCTGGGGAAGCAGCCCAAGTGTATGGAACCAGAAGCTATGTGCCTCAGAGTCCATGGATCCAATCAGGAACTGTGAGAGAAAACATACTCTTTGGAAAGAAAATGGATAAATTCTTGTATGAAAATGTCCTGGATGGTTGTGCATTGCAACAGGATATCAGAATATGGAGTCCATGCGGAGATTTGACCGATGTGGAGGAGAGGGGCATCAACTTAAGTGGAGGGCAGAAACAGCGAATTCAACTGGCAAGGGCGGTTTACAACGACTCAGATATTTATTTCCTTGACGATCCTTTTAGTGCTGTTGATGCTCATACCGGAAGTCATTTGTTTAAG GAATGTCTTCTGAAACTGTTGTCTGATAAAACAGTTGTTTATGCCACACATCAAATGGAATTCTTGGAAGCCGCGGATGTAATTTTG GTTATGAAAGACGGACAAATAGTAGAGTCGGGAAGCTATAGAGATCTCATAGCATGTCCTAATAGCAAACTTGTCCAACTAATGATGGCTCATAACGAAACATTAAAACAAATTCCATCCCAAGAAGACAATGATTCTGTTAGCTGCGGCAGCAGACTCAACCCAAAAATTCTAATTAAAATTCCTGAAGAGAATATTCAGAAGATTACCATGGATGGGAAGAAAACCAGAGAAGAGGAAGCAATGAATGGTCGAGTAAAATGGAGTGTTTACTCAACCTTTGTCACATTGGCTTACAAAGGTGCACTAGTTCCGATTATTCTCCTCTGTCAAGTACTCTTTCAAGCTATGCAGATGGGCAGCAGCTATTGGATATCTTGGGCTACAGAACAAAGGGGTAGGGTCAACAATGGACGGCTTATAGGAATATTTGCCCTTCTGTCCGGTGGGAGCTCCATCTTCATGCTTGGAAGGACTGTTTTAATGACAATAGTTTCGACCGAGACAGCTAGACACCTTTATCATGGAATGACCAAATCAGTTTTCAGGGCACCTATTTCCTTTTTTGATAACACACCTTCAAGCCGAATTCTAAGTAGG TCATCTACAGATCAAACAAGGGCAGATACTGATATTCCATACAGATTAGCTGGACTAGTCTTTGCACTTATCCAGTTATTTTGTGTCATTGTCTTAATGTCTCAGGCCGCATGGCAAGTCCTTCTTCTCTTTTTTGTGGTTTTTTCTATCTCCATCTGGTATCAG GCTTATTACACAACTACAGCCAGGGAATTGGCCAGGATGGTAGGGATTCAAAAGACACCAATCTTGCATCACTTCACTGAATCAATTGCTGGAGCTACCACAATCCGGTGTTTCAATCAAGAGAAAATATTCTTGACCAAGGCTATGTCTTTAATTGATGATTATTCTCGTGTAGCCTTTCACAACTGTGCCACCATGGAATGGTTGTCAGTCAGAATtaattttctctttaatttggTTTTCTATTTTGTTCTCGTCATCTTGGTTTCTTTGCCAAAGTCTTCCACCAATCCCA GTCTGGCAGGTCTTATAGCTACTTATGGTTTGAGCCTGAATGTGCTTCAAGCTTGGGTGATATGGAACCTTTGTAACGTAGAGAATAAGATGATATCAATAGAGAGAATATTACAATTTTCTAATATACCATCTGAAGCACCAATAGTTATTGAAGATTGTAGGCCTGCACCAGAGTggcctagtgaaggaaaaatcGAACTCCACAACCTACATATACAGTATAATCCTGCTGCCCCCATGGTTCTCAAAGGTGTCACTTGTGTGTTCCAAGGACATAACAAAATTGGAATAGTAGGCAGGACTGGGAGTGGAAAATCAACTCTGGTGCATGCTCTCTTTCGGGTGGTGGAGCCTATAGAAGGACGCATTATGATTGATGGTTTAAATATTTCCAAGATTGGTCTGCATGACTTAAGGTCCAGACTTGGAATAATTCCTCAAGAGCCGACCTTGTTTTTAGGCACCGTAAGGACTAACTTGGACCCTTTGGAAGAACAAACAGATGAACAACTTTGGGAG GTTCTCCGTAAGTGCCATCTTGCTGAAATAGTTAACCAAGATCCAAGGCTTCTTGATGCACCAg TGGCTGAAAATGGAGAAAATTGGAGCGTTGGACAGCGACAACTAGTTTGCCTTGCTAGATTATTGCTGAAGAAAAGAAGAATTTTAGTCCTAGACGAGGCAACCGCATCCATAGACACTGCAACTGATAGTTTAATTCAGAAAACTATTAGGGAAGAAACGAGTGGATGCACCGTCATTACAGTAGCACACAGAATTCCAACCGTCATTGATAATGATATGGTTTTAGTCCTCAATGAAG GTAGAATTTTGGAGTACGATAACCCAGCTCGTTTGTTGCGGGACCAATCTTCTTCGTTCTCAAAGTTGGTGTCAGAATTTTCAAGGAGATCATCCCAATTCCAAAGTTAA
- the LOC123911214 gene encoding uncharacterized protein LOC123911214, with amino-acid sequence MKSQKQSNQIKLDEPQEAEEQQQQPLLLQTTKVVEYLEPFMSLELLCKFPDNSAYDFDYSQSTIWSPLVPRPYTPMDLELITPKKLSYDLGLGARCSVNKVGSKLRKKFTSYPFNLKLDFIKKHSKNKKMLASDFSPTPPKIKGSCNPIINNKRWGRALKAASKQFKRWKVKRDPIGHVMLPKSFKDGDF; translated from the exons ATGAAATCTCAAAAACAatcaaaccagattaaactagaTGAACCACAAGAAGcagaagaacaacaacaacaaccattgTTACTTCAAACTACAAAAGTTGTTGAGTATTTAGAACCATTCATGTCATTAGAGCTTCTCTGCAAATTCCCAGATAACTCTGCTTATGACTTTGACTATTCTCAAAGCACAATCTGGTCCCCATTGGTTCCTAGACCCTACACTCCCATGGATTTGGAACTCATAACTCCAAAGAAACTTTCCTATGACTTGGGTTTAGGAGCTAGATGCAGTGTCAACAAGGTTGGTTCTAAGCTTAGGAAAAAGTTCACTTCTTATCCCTTCAATCTCAAACTAGATTTCATTAAGAAACATAGTAAGAACAAGAAGATGTTGGCTTCTGATTTCTCACCAACACCTCCAAAGATCAAAGGTTCGTGTAACCCCATCATCAATAATAag CGATGGGGCAGGGCATTGAAAGCTGCTTCAAAACAGTTCAAGAGATGGAAGGTGAAGAGAGACCCCATTGGACATGTTATGCTACCAAAGTCTTTCAAAGATGGagatttttaa